GAATCTGGGTGTTGACCCTCACGCGACGTGAGGGTTTATCCTACCGTCAGGAGGTGAGCAGATGGCGCTGACGGTGAAGGCGGTGGCCGACCTGGCCGGCATCAGCATCCGGGCCCTGCACCACTACGACCAGATCGGGCTCCTGAAGCCGGCCGGGCAGTCGGCCTCCGGCTATCGGCTCTACTCCCAGCAAGACCTGGAGCGGCTGCAGCAGATCCTGTTCTTCCGCGAGCTGGGCTTCGGCCTCAAGGAGATCAGGGAGATCATCGACAGCCCCGACTTCGATCGCCGGAAGGCCCTGCTGGCCCACAGGGCCGCCCTGCAGCAGCGACGGGAACGCATCGACCGGCTGATCCACACGATCGACCGGACGCTGGAGAGCATTGAGAAGGAGGATGCCCCGATGACGAGGGAAGAGATGAAGCAGTTGTTCGACGGCTTCGACCCGAGCGAGTACGAGGACGAGGCCCGGCAGCGCTGGGGCGGCGGCCGCGAGTTTGCAGAGTCCATGGAGCGCACCCGGAAGTACACCCGGGCGGACTGGGAGAAGATCAAGGCAGAGGCCGGCGAGATCTACGTGAACATCGCGAACCTCATGGACCGGGACCCCGGCGACGAGGCGGTCCAGGAGTGGGTCGGCCGCTGGCACGAGCACATCAACAAGTGGTACTACTCCTGCTCGCTGGAGGTCTTCCGGGGCCTGGGTGAGATGTACGTGCAGGACGAGCGGTTCACGAAGAACATCGACAAGACCAGGCCCGGCCTGGCCCGCTTC
Above is a genomic segment from Symbiobacterium terraclitae containing:
- a CDS encoding MerR family transcriptional regulator, producing MALTVKAVADLAGISIRALHHYDQIGLLKPAGQSASGYRLYSQQDLERLQQILFFRELGFGLKEIREIIDSPDFDRRKALLAHRAALQQRRERIDRLIHTIDRTLESIEKEDAPMTREEMKQLFDGFDPSEYEDEARQRWGGGREFAESMERTRKYTRADWEKIKAEAGEIYVNIANLMDRDPGDEAVQEWVGRWHEHINKWYYSCSLEVFRGLGEMYVQDERFTKNIDKTRPGLARFLRDAMRIYCDRRKGR